The Peromyscus maniculatus bairdii isolate BWxNUB_F1_BW_parent chromosome 6, HU_Pman_BW_mat_3.1, whole genome shotgun sequence genome has a segment encoding these proteins:
- the Csf1 gene encoding macrophage colony-stimulating factor 1 isoform X2 — protein MTARGAAGRCPSSTWLGPRLLLVCLLVSRSIAKEVSEHCSHMIGNGHLQVLQQLIDSQMETSCQISFEFVDQEQVDDHVCYLKKAFFLVKEIIEDTMRFKDNTPNANATERLQELSLRLKSCFTVDYEEQNKACVRTFRETPLQLLEKIKNVFNETKNLLEKDWNTFSKNCNNSFAKCSSPGHETLPRGSSDPQISGFVFHLLVPGIILVLLAVGGLLFYRWKRRSHRESQTLDSCVGRPEGSPLTQDEDRQVELPV, from the exons ATGACCGCGCGGGGCGCCGCGGGGCGCTGCCCTTCATCG ACATGGCTGGGCCCCCGGCTGCTGCTGGTCTGTCTCCTGGTGAGCAGGAGCATTGCCAAGGAGGTGTCGGAACACTGTAGCCACATGATTGGGAATGGACACCTGCAGGTCCTGCAGCAGCTG ATCGACAGCCAAATGGAAACCTCATGCCAGATTTCCTTTGAATTTGTAGACCAGGAACAGGTG GATGATCACGTTTGCTACCTTAAGAAGGCTTTTTTTCTGGTGAAAGAAATAATTGAGGACACCATGCGCTTTAAAGACAACACCCCCAATGCCAATGCCACCGAGCGGCTCCAGGAACTCTCTCTGAGACTGAAGAGCTGCTTCACCGTGGATTATGAAGAGCAGAACAAG GCCTGTGTCCGAACTTTCCGTGAGACTCCTCTCCAGCTGCTGGAGAAAATCAAGAATGtctttaatgaaacaaaaaatctCCTTGAAAAGGACTGGAATACTTTTAGCAAGAACTGCAACAACAGCTTTGCTAAGTGCTCCAGCCCAG GCCATGAGACGCTGCCTAGGGGATCCTCTGACCCCCAGATCTCTGGGTTTGTCTTCCATCTGCTGGTGCCGGGCATCATCCTGGTCTTGCTGGCTGTTGGGGGCCTCCTGTTCTACAGGTGGAAGCGGAGG AGCCATCGAGAGTCTCAGACATTGGATTCTTGTGTGGGGCGACCAGAGGGCAG ccCCCTGACCCAGGATGAGGACAGACAGGTGGAACTGCCAGTATAG
- the Csf1 gene encoding macrophage colony-stimulating factor 1 isoform X1, which produces MTARGAAGRCPSSTWLGPRLLLVCLLVSRSIAKEVSEHCSHMIGNGHLQVLQQLIDSQMETSCQISFEFVDQEQVDDHVCYLKKAFFLVKEIIEDTMRFKDNTPNANATERLQELSLRLKSCFTVDYEEQNKACVRTFRETPLQLLEKIKNVFNETKNLLEKDWNTFSKNCNNSFAKCSSPDVVTKPDCNCLYPKATPSSDLASTSPHQPPVPSMAPLAGLAWDDSQRREGNSLLPSEQPLRTEDPASAKQRPPRSTCQSLESPETPNHEDGLTEGSEPHPSAEAPIPGVEDILDSSPGTNWVLEEASGEASEGFLTQEAKLSPSKPVEDNFQAETDRSSDLSASSLLHKSTEDQEPAETGTPLPEVNTMRPTGQTQNHTPEKTDSSSMPPGDHQEPGSPHISTLGPQGLSNPATPFAQALIPRSHSWGIVQPLGELEGKRSTRDRRSPTELEGRPASEGAARPVAHFNSIPLTDTGHETLPRGSSDPQISGFVFHLLVPGIILVLLAVGGLLFYRWKRRSHRESQTLDSCVGRPEGSPLTQDEDRQVELPV; this is translated from the exons ATGACCGCGCGGGGCGCCGCGGGGCGCTGCCCTTCATCG ACATGGCTGGGCCCCCGGCTGCTGCTGGTCTGTCTCCTGGTGAGCAGGAGCATTGCCAAGGAGGTGTCGGAACACTGTAGCCACATGATTGGGAATGGACACCTGCAGGTCCTGCAGCAGCTG ATCGACAGCCAAATGGAAACCTCATGCCAGATTTCCTTTGAATTTGTAGACCAGGAACAGGTG GATGATCACGTTTGCTACCTTAAGAAGGCTTTTTTTCTGGTGAAAGAAATAATTGAGGACACCATGCGCTTTAAAGACAACACCCCCAATGCCAATGCCACCGAGCGGCTCCAGGAACTCTCTCTGAGACTGAAGAGCTGCTTCACCGTGGATTATGAAGAGCAGAACAAG GCCTGTGTCCGAACTTTCCGTGAGACTCCTCTCCAGCTGCTGGAGAAAATCAAGAATGtctttaatgaaacaaaaaatctCCTTGAAAAGGACTGGAATACTTTTAGCAAGAACTGCAACAACAGCTTTGCTAAGTGCTCCAGCCCAG ATGTGGTGACCAAGCCTGATTGCAACTGCCTGTACCCTAAAGCCACCCCTAGCAGTGACCTGGCCTCTACCTCCCCTCACCAGCCCCCTGTCCCCTCCATGGCCCCTCTGGCTGGCTTGGCTTGGGATGATTCTCAGAGGAGAGAGGGCAATTCCCTCTTGCCCAGTGAGCAGCCCCTCCGCACAGAGGACCCAGCCAGTGCCAAGCAGCGACCACCCAGAAGCACCTGCCAGAGCCTCGAGTCACCAGAGACCCCGAACCATGAGGACGGACTCACTGAGGGTTCAGAGCCTCATCCTTCTGCAGAGGCTCCTATCCCAGGTGTGGAAGACATCCTCGACTCTTCACCGGGCACTAACTGGGTCCTAGAAGAAGCTTCTGGAGAGGCTAGTGAGGGTTTTTTGACCCAGGAAGCAAAGCTTTCTCCCTCCAAGCCTGTAGAAGACAACttccaggcagagacagacagatccagCGACCTTTCAGCATCTTCTCTACTCCATAAATCAACAGAGGACCAAGAGCCAGCAGAAACAGGCACCCCATTGCCAGAGGTGAACACTATGAGACCCACTGGCCAGACGCAGAATCACACTCCTGAGAAGACAGACAGTTCATCTATGCCACCTGGAGACCACCAGGAGCCAGGATCTCCCCACATTTCGACACTGGGTCCCCAGGGCCTCAGCAACCCAGCCACCCCCTTTGCTCAGGCACTGATTCCCAGAAGCCACTCTTGGGGCATTGTGCAGCCCCTTGGGGAGCTTGAGGGCAAGAGAAGTACCAGGGATCGAAGGAGCCCCACAGAGCTGGAAGGACGACCAGCAAGTGAGGGGGCAGCCAGGCCTGTGGCCCATTTTAACTCCATTCCTTTGACTGACACAGGCCATGAGACGCTGCCTAGGGGATCCTCTGACCCCCAGATCTCTGGGTTTGTCTTCCATCTGCTGGTGCCGGGCATCATCCTGGTCTTGCTGGCTGTTGGGGGCCTCCTGTTCTACAGGTGGAAGCGGAGG AGCCATCGAGAGTCTCAGACATTGGATTCTTGTGTGGGGCGACCAGAGGGCAG ccCCCTGACCCAGGATGAGGACAGACAGGTGGAACTGCCAGTATAG